From one Triticum aestivum cultivar Chinese Spring chromosome 4B, IWGSC CS RefSeq v2.1, whole genome shotgun sequence genomic stretch:
- the LOC123092436 gene encoding NADH dehydrogenase [ubiquinone] 1 alpha subcomplex subunit 8-B, which yields MSASSTPVDASGEPIPTSSVLMAASKHIAVRCRPENVAFLNCKKKDPNPEKCLEKGRQVTRCVFNLLKELHQKCPKEMDAYAGCMYYYTNEFDFCRKEQEAFEGACPVSE from the exons ATGTCAGCGAGCAGCACGCCGGTGGACGCCTCGGGCGAGCCGATCCCAACGTCGTCGGTGCTGATGGCGGCGTCCAAGCACATCGCGGTGCGGTGCCGGCCGGAGAACGTGGCCTTCCTCAACTGCAAGAAGAAGGACCCCAACCCGGAGAAGTGCCTCGAGAAGGGTCGCCAGGTCACGCGCTGCGTCTTCAACCT GTTGAAAGAACTTCACCAAAAGTGCCCCAAGGAGATGGATGCGTATGCTGGGTGCATGTATTACTACACGAATGAATTTGACTTCTGCCGCAAGGAGCAGGAAGCTTTCGAGGGTGCGTGCCCTGTTTCCGAGTAG